Genomic segment of Shewanella sp. OMA3-2:
ATAGCTAGAAGGTACTGTATCGTTTAAGTTAATAGAATACCGTTAAACGGCTGGACTAAAATAAGTGTCATGACTATAATTGAGCGGTCGTTCAAAAAATAACCCCCTGTTTTTAGAGATATGCCAATGAGTAAACCAGCTAAATTTAATCGCGAAGACATTATTGAAAAAGCGGCCAATTTATATTGGCAAAAAGGCTTTCATGCTACTTCTATGCGTAACCTTCAAGAAGTCATCGACATGCGCCCTGGTAGTATTTACGCTAGCTTTGGCAGTAAAGAGGGATTATTTAAAGAAGCATTGCAGCATTATGCTAATGCTGGTGTTGCCCAGTTGCACATTTGTATTGCTGAAACTCGCTCTCCGTTAGCGGCGTTAAAGTTGTTTGTTGAACGTGCTGTTTTGGGTCAATGTAATGCGCCAAGTGGCATGTGTATGTTGGTTAAAACCGTAGCTGAATTAACCGAAGATAACGCTGACTTGTTAGCTGAAGCAAAAGAGTCTTTAGTGATGGTAGAGGCTGAGTTTGCCAAGTTATTAGCTCAGGCACAACAAAATGGTGAGTTAGATACAGCACAAACGCCACAAGCATTAGCGCGTTTTTTACAGGTGCAAATTATTGGTATTCGCACTTATGCCCATGCTAATAATGACGACAATACCATTGGTGATTTTATCGAGGCTATATTCAGTAACCCACCGTTAGCCATTAAAAAATAGGGTATTCACGCTATATCACTAATGGCATATTTTGATTTATACATTGTGATAAATGTACTTTGAAAGACGGCAAATTTAATCGATAGCTATAGCTGATTAGGTGTTCAAACTAGATGAAAAATATCAACTAATAATTGATGTTGCCTTTGTTAACTATCACTACCACTACATTTACTCCCCTAAATACCAAAAAGCCAAAACTGCTAAGGTTTTTGGCTTTTTAAGTTGTGACTTTTAATTTACGCTTTTTGTTCAGCCAGAAGTTCGCTAAGCACTTGTTTATAAGATTCAACAGGGTGAGCGCCATTTAATGCGCTGGTGCGATTAAATACCACGGTTGGCACTGAATTTATGCCAGCAGATAACCACTGGTTTTTCTCTGCGATGATATGCGCTCTAACTTCTGCATTATCGAGTAATGGTATAGCCTCTTCTGGATTCAAGCCGACGGCGATAAGTTCATTGGCGAGAACCTGTCTGTCAGACACATCTTTATGCTCGCTAAAAAAAGCCTTAAATAGACGTATTTTCAGTTCAGTTTGTTTACCAAACGCTTTGGCATAATCTAGCAAAATGTGGGCGTCAAACGTGTTGACTATTTTCATGTCATCAGCATAGTTGAACTCAAAACCAAACTCTGCACCACGGGCGGTAATATTGCTGCGAGCACGATCACTGTCTTCACGGCTAGAACCATATTTACGGGCAACATGTGCGCGCAGTTCTTCACCTTCTGGTGGCATATCTGGATTAAGTTCGAATGGTTGCCATTCAATATCAACCTTATCTTCAATACCAAGCTCTACTATCGCTTGTTTTAATCCTTCATATCCAACGATACACCATGGACAAACGACATCTGAAACTATGTCTAGTTTAATTCTATCTGCCATATTTTTACCTGCTTTTATGTGGTTAACGAGTAAAAGCGCCTACTGTGTGGGCTCTTTTTTAGGTTTAGCTATTTGTACTTACTTATTGTCTTGCCACGCAAACTTTTTAAAAGGGGCATCAACAGGTGTATGAGCAAGATGATTAACATAATTGCTGATCACTTTTTGTGATAAACCTAAGATTATTTCAAGCAATTGGCGTTGGCCATAACCCGCTGCAAAAAACGCGTCCATTTCAGCATCTGACAATATCCCGCGGTTACGTACCACAAGTAATGTAGTGTCGTGTAGCGCCTGTAATTTAGCATTTGGCATGGCTTCACGGTTTCTTAATGCATCTGATAGTGCAGAATCCACTTTCATCATTTCAGCTATACCCGTGTGGGCAGGCACACAGTAGGTACAACCATGTTCAACGTTTATGGTTTGCCATACTACGGTTAATTCATCTGCATTAAATGACGATTCAGTAAATAGTGTGTGCAGTGTTTGATAGGCCTCAAAAATGCCAGGAGACTCAGCCAATACTCCGTGAAGGTTAGGAACCATGCCGTAAGCTTTTTGAGATTGCTCTAGCAATGCTTTGCTTTGTGCTGGAACCGTTTCTAAATTATGGATAGTAAATTTGCTCATGTGGCACTCCAAAAGGTAGTTAATTTATTAAGCGAGAAGTAAATCACTTTATTGTTAAGCGCTGTGCTTAATATGAACATAATATAAACCTAATTGAACGTTCGTTCAAGTTGTATTTTGAACAATCGTTCAGTTGTGGGTCGTTGTTTAAAAAAATCAAATGATTAACCAGGAGCTGCATTAAAATGAGCTTAAAGAGTCTTGCTATTATTTTGACCTTATTCTAAGACTAAATTTAGCACCTCAATAGATTTTGAAGCAAAATAGCAGCAAAACCTTTTATTATGATATTTTGCGTTTTAATCATTATTGATTTAAGACAGGTTTTGGTAAAATTAAGTAACGACGCTGGTGTTTTCAGCTTTGATGCCGATAAACTAATGACTAAACACAGCGGTATTTATAAATGATGTTTGAATCTATTCGTATACTTTTTTCCGTCACCGATGACAGTTTGCTGATTATTGGTAACTTCCAGCCTTGGGCTGTATTGATTTCAATAGGTATTGCTACGTTAGCTTCGTTCATGGCATTACAAGTGGCTGCGCAAGCCGCAGTAACTCGCGATAAGAGCAAACGTTTAATATTAACAATGTCTGGCAGCATTGCCTTGGGTGGCGGTGTGTGGTCGATGCATTTTATTGGAATGTTGGCATTTAGTTTGTGCACTCCAGTAAATTACGATGTTACGTTAACTTTACTGTCTTTTATTCCCAGTATTGCCGCGTCATGGGTTGCTTTCCATGTCATATCAGCCTCTAATCCGAAACTTATCCAGTTTGTTATTGGTGGTGTTCTTGCTGGAGCGGGCATTGGCACTATGCACTATGTCGGTATGGCTGCTATGCAAATGGCTCCAATATTAAGATATGACTTATTTTATTTTGGTTTGTCGATTTTTGTCGCGGTATTTTTGGCCATTTTATCCTTATGGATTCGGTTTAGTTTAAATAAGTTTGGTCGTTTCACTTTAAGCGAACTTCAAAAAAATATTATTGCAGCTATGGTGATGGGATGCGCCATATCTGGAATGCATTACACCGGTATGGCAGCCGCCCGCTTCGTTAGGCCGCCAGGTTTTGAGTTTTCAGAACAAGATCAAATGATGTCGCTTTTTCTTGGTGGGGCTGTTGCGATAATAACCATTACGATTATTTTATTAGTACTGGGCGTTAATTTACTAATGAAATATCGAGCGTCTTTACATCAAGCTAAGCTAAGTGAAGCACGTTACCGCGCGACAATTAGTACCGCAATTGACGGTATTATTACTTTTAACGCTGAAGGCAAAATTGAAAGTGGCAATAAAGCTGTTGAAGCATTGTTAGGTTTGCAGCTTGATAAACTATGTCATCAAAATATTCGCAACTTTATTCCTGCAAATTTTATTGATGACTTTAATGATTATTTGGAAAGCTTTTTAAGCTGTGTTATTTCAAGACAACAAGGTGATGGGCGTGACGTAGAAGCGTTACACAGTAATGGTTCAACAATACCTGTAAGAGTATCAATAGGTCATGCGTCCATTGAAGGACGAAGCCTCTTTATTATGTATGTAAGTGACCTGCGTTATCGTATTGAAATGCAGCGCGCCTTAGTAACAAGTGAGGCTCAATTTCGCTCATTGATTACCAACATTCCAGGTATTGCTTACCGTTGTATGAATACTGAAAACTGGCCTATGATGTTTATTAGCGATGCTGTAGAAAGTATTACAGGTTATCCAGCAAGTGATTATTTGGGGTCACCGCCGAAACGCTATTTTTCTGAACACGTGCATCATGATGACCTTGAACAAATAACTCAACAAATTAACGCCGGTTATGTTTATCAACTAGAGTACCGCATCTATAATATTAAAGGCGAAATACGTTGGTTACTGGGTTATGGCACCCATGTTGATGATGCTGGAGATAAATGGCTTGATGGTTTTATTATGGATATCACTGAGCGTAAAGCCATGGAGCAATCCTTACTTATAGCCAAAGACAAAGCGGAACAAGCTGCGTCTGCAAGGGCGGCTTTCTTAGCGAATATGAGTCATGAGATCCGTACCCCAATGAATGCCATTATAGGCTTTAGTGATATTTTACTTGATGATAAATTACCTCCACAACAGCAAAAATATCTCCATACGATTAATCAGTCAGCTAAATCATTATTACACCTATTAAATGATGTGCTCGACAGTGCAAAATTAGACAAAGGCAAATTCGAATTAGAGCTAAGGGATTTTTCATTAATTGAAGAAATAGACTCAGTTGTGTCTACCCTGTGGTTACAAGCAAACTCTAAGGGGTTGTATTTAAATGTGAGTGTGGCTGCCGAAGTCACTCTGTCTTATCACGGTGCCCCCGATCGTATTCGCCAAGTGCTAACAAACATAATTGGTAATGCGATTAAATTTACCGCTGAAGGTGGGGTGAATATAGTGGTGAGCGTCAAGCCTAGTGGTTGCATTGAATTTGCCATTACAGACACAGGTATTGGGATGACCCAAGATCAGCTTAAAATGGTGTTTGATGCATTCGCTCAAGCTGATGCTAGTATGAACCGTCGTTTTGGAGGCACAGGCTTAGGTACCACAATTAGTAAACAATTAGTGGAGTTAATGGGCGGTAAAATTACTGCACTGAGTACTTATGGTGAAGGAAGTTGCTTTACTTTCTCATTGCCATTGCTTGCACCTATAAAAGCACTGCGTTCGACAGTGCCTTTGGAGAGAATTAATCTTAAACCGCTAGATATTTTGATTGTTGATGATATTCAGCAAAATATTGATTTATTAACTATTTTAATGAGTCGTCAAGGTCATACTGTCATTAGCGCACGCGACGGTAAACAAGCGTTACTTAGGATGCGAAGTGATAAGATAGATGTAGTATTAATGGATATACAAATGCCTATTATGGATGGCTTAACGGCATCACTTGAGCGTCGCGAACAAGAGCGTGCAGAACACCTACCCTACATGCCCATCATTGCATTAACGGCCAGTGTACTGCCAGAAGACAGGAAGGCCGCCCTTGATGCTGGCATGGATGGTTTTGCTAACAAGCCTATTGATATTGCCCTGCTGAATTATGAAATAGCACAAGTGCTAAAGCTTGAAATAAACCATGATATTACCGATGCTACGCTTACGGCTGTTGATAATAAACAGGTGGTTAATGAGAAAAAAGGTATCGCTTTGTGGGGTGATAAAGCGACACTAATTAAAGAAATTACCAACTTTATAACTAAACAACACAGCACGAGTGTGGAACTAGTACAAGGTATAACGGCGGCCGACTGGCCTGCGGTGCATAACTTATTACATAGTCTTAAGGGGTTATCAGGTAACTTAGCGTTAACACAGCTCACTCGTTTACTCAGTGATGCAGAGCGTTTAGCGCATATTCCCTCGCCTGCAGAGTTACTGACTTTGGTGGCCAATATTGATCAAGCATTTTCCAGAGTAGATGCTTATCTCGAAGCTCTGCAAGTTGATGATAATGAAGTGTTAGCCAGTGACCGTTTGAGTGTGGATCAGATACAACAGCTTATTGATCATATTCGACTAAGTGCAAAAGATAATCAATATAATGAATCAGATGTTGCGTCACTGGTTGCATCAGCGCCGACAATGCATCGACCACTTTGCATACTGATACAAAATGCTTTAGATGATTTTGAATTTGAACAAGCACTTATAGCACTAGATAATTTAGAACTGCAAATAAGTACACAGTAAAAAGACCTAATTAAATGATAAATAATAGTCAAGATTGTCAGCAGACCATTCTCATTGTCGACGATGAGCCAGCAAATCTAAGAGTATTGAAAAAAATGCTTGAGGATCAATATCGGTTAATTTTTGCCAAAAGTGGTGAGGAGGCTCTGCGTTTAGTGCAAAGAGAGCTGCCTAATTTAATTCTGCTTGATGTCATGATGCCAGGTATGACTGGGTTTGAAGTTTGCCAGCGACTAAAGGACAACCCTATTAGTAAAGCGGTACCTATTATTTTTGTGACGGCACTGAATGATGAACTTGATGAAACAAAAGGCTTTGAAG
This window contains:
- a CDS encoding TetR/AcrR family transcriptional regulator, which gives rise to MSKPAKFNREDIIEKAANLYWQKGFHATSMRNLQEVIDMRPGSIYASFGSKEGLFKEALQHYANAGVAQLHICIAETRSPLAALKLFVERAVLGQCNAPSGMCMLVKTVAELTEDNADLLAEAKESLVMVEAEFAKLLAQAQQNGELDTAQTPQALARFLQVQIIGIRTYAHANNDDNTIGDFIEAIFSNPPLAIKK
- a CDS encoding DsbA family oxidoreductase, with the protein product MADRIKLDIVSDVVCPWCIVGYEGLKQAIVELGIEDKVDIEWQPFELNPDMPPEGEELRAHVARKYGSSREDSDRARSNITARGAEFGFEFNYADDMKIVNTFDAHILLDYAKAFGKQTELKIRLFKAFFSEHKDVSDRQVLANELIAVGLNPEEAIPLLDNAEVRAHIIAEKNQWLSAGINSVPTVVFNRTSALNGAHPVESYKQVLSELLAEQKA
- a CDS encoding carboxymuconolactone decarboxylase family protein, yielding MSKFTIHNLETVPAQSKALLEQSQKAYGMVPNLHGVLAESPGIFEAYQTLHTLFTESSFNADELTVVWQTINVEHGCTYCVPAHTGIAEMMKVDSALSDALRNREAMPNAKLQALHDTTLLVVRNRGILSDAEMDAFFAAGYGQRQLLEIILGLSQKVISNYVNHLAHTPVDAPFKKFAWQDNK
- a CDS encoding MHYT domain-containing protein translates to MFESIRILFSVTDDSLLIIGNFQPWAVLISIGIATLASFMALQVAAQAAVTRDKSKRLILTMSGSIALGGGVWSMHFIGMLAFSLCTPVNYDVTLTLLSFIPSIAASWVAFHVISASNPKLIQFVIGGVLAGAGIGTMHYVGMAAMQMAPILRYDLFYFGLSIFVAVFLAILSLWIRFSLNKFGRFTLSELQKNIIAAMVMGCAISGMHYTGMAAARFVRPPGFEFSEQDQMMSLFLGGAVAIITITIILLVLGVNLLMKYRASLHQAKLSEARYRATISTAIDGIITFNAEGKIESGNKAVEALLGLQLDKLCHQNIRNFIPANFIDDFNDYLESFLSCVISRQQGDGRDVEALHSNGSTIPVRVSIGHASIEGRSLFIMYVSDLRYRIEMQRALVTSEAQFRSLITNIPGIAYRCMNTENWPMMFISDAVESITGYPASDYLGSPPKRYFSEHVHHDDLEQITQQINAGYVYQLEYRIYNIKGEIRWLLGYGTHVDDAGDKWLDGFIMDITERKAMEQSLLIAKDKAEQAASARAAFLANMSHEIRTPMNAIIGFSDILLDDKLPPQQQKYLHTINQSAKSLLHLLNDVLDSAKLDKGKFELELRDFSLIEEIDSVVSTLWLQANSKGLYLNVSVAAEVTLSYHGAPDRIRQVLTNIIGNAIKFTAEGGVNIVVSVKPSGCIEFAITDTGIGMTQDQLKMVFDAFAQADASMNRRFGGTGLGTTISKQLVELMGGKITALSTYGEGSCFTFSLPLLAPIKALRSTVPLERINLKPLDILIVDDIQQNIDLLTILMSRQGHTVISARDGKQALLRMRSDKIDVVLMDIQMPIMDGLTASLERREQERAEHLPYMPIIALTASVLPEDRKAALDAGMDGFANKPIDIALLNYEIAQVLKLEINHDITDATLTAVDNKQVVNEKKGIALWGDKATLIKEITNFITKQHSTSVELVQGITAADWPAVHNLLHSLKGLSGNLALTQLTRLLSDAERLAHIPSPAELLTLVANIDQAFSRVDAYLEALQVDDNEVLASDRLSVDQIQQLIDHIRLSAKDNQYNESDVASLVASAPTMHRPLCILIQNALDDFEFEQALIALDNLELQISTQ